In Rhinolophus ferrumequinum isolate MPI-CBG mRhiFer1 chromosome 18, mRhiFer1_v1.p, whole genome shotgun sequence, a genomic segment contains:
- the NEFL gene encoding neurofilament light polypeptide: MSSFSYEPYYSTSYKRRYVETPRVHISSVRSGYSTARSAYSSYSAPVSSSLSVRRSYSSSSGSLMPSLENLDLSQVAAISNDLKSIRTQEKAQLQDLNDRFASFIERVHELEQQNKVLEAELLVLRQKHSEPSRFRALYEQEIRDLRLAAEDATNEKQALQGEREGLEETLRNLQARYEEEVLSREDAEGRLMEARKGADEAALARAELEKRIDSLMDEIAFLKKVHEEEIAELQAQIQYAQISVEMDVSSKPDLSAALKDIRAQYEKLAAKNMQNAEEWFKSRFTVLTESAAKNTDAVRAAKDEVSESRRLLKAKTLEIEACRGMNEALEKQLQELEDKQNADISAMQDTINKLENELRTTKSEMARYLKEYQDLLNVKMALDIEIAAYRKLLEGEETRLSFTSVGSITSGYSQSSQVFGRSAYGGLQTSSYLMSARSFPSYYTSHVQEEQIEVEETLASKTEEAKDEEEAEEEKEKEEGEEEDGEEEEAPKEESEDAKEEEGGEGEEEDTKEAEEDEKKDEGAGEEQATKKKD; this comes from the exons ATGAGTTCCTTCAGCTACGAGCCGTATTACTCGACCTCCTACAAGCGGCGCTACGTGGAGACGCCCCGGGTGCACATTTCCAGCGTGCGCAGCGGCTACAGCACCGCGCGCTCCGCTTACTCCAGCTACTCGGCGCCCGTCTCCTCCTCGTTGTCGGTGCGCCGCAGCTACTCGTCCAGCTCGGGGTCCTTGATGCCCAGTCTCGAGAACCTTGACCTGAGCCAGGTAGCCGCCATCAGCAACGACCTTAAGTCGATCCGCACCCAGGAGAAGGCGCAGCTGCAGGACCTCAACGACCGCTTCGCCAGCTTCATCGAGCGCGTGCACGAGCTGGAGCAGCAGAACAAGGTCTTGGAAGCCGAGCTGCTGGTGCTGCGCCAGAAGCACTCCGAGCCGTCGCGCTTCCGGGCGCTGTACGAGCAGGAGATCCGCGACCTGCGCCTGGCGGCGGAAGACGCCACCAACGAGAAGCAAGCGCTGCAGGGCGAGCGCGAGGGGCTGGAGGAGACTCTGCGCAACCTGCAGGCGCGCTACGAAGAGGAGGTGCTGAGCCGCGAGGACGCCGAGGGCCGGCTGATGGAAGCGCGCAAAGGCGCCGACGAGGCGGCTCTCGCCCGCGCAGAGCTCGAAAAGCGCATCGACAGCCTGATGGACGAAATCGCCTTCCTAAAGAAGGTGCACGAAGAGGAGATCGCCGAACTGCAGGCACAGATCCAGTACGCGCAGATCTCGGTGGAGATGGACGTGTCCTCCAAGCCCGACCTCTCCGCCGCGCTCAAGGACATCCGCGCCCAGTACGAGAAGCTGGCTGCTAAGAACATGCAGAACGCTGAAGAGTGGTTCAAGAGCCGCTTCACCGTGCTGACAGAGAGCGCTGCCAAGAACACCGACGCGGTGCGCGCTGCCAAGGACGAGGTGTCCGAGAGCCGTCGCCTGCTCAAGGCCAAGACCCTGGAAATCGAAGCGTGCCGGGGCATGAACGAAGCGCTGGAGAAGCAGCTGCAGGAGCTGGAGGACAAGCAGAACGCTGACATTAGTGCTATGCAG gaCACAatcaacaaattagaaaatgagtTGAGAACCACAAAGAGTGAAATGGCACGGTACTTAAAAGAATACCAAGATCTCCTCAATGTGAAGATGGCTTTGGACATTGAGATCGCAGCTTACAG GAAACTCTTGGAAGGTGAGGAGACCCGACTCAGTTTCACCAGCGTGGGAAGCATCACCAGCGGCTACTCCCAGAGTTCTCAGGTCTTTGGCCGATCTGCCTATGGTGGTTTACAGACCAGCTCCTACTTGATGTCGGCACGCTCCTTCCCTTCTTACTATACCAGCCACGTCCAGGAGGAGCAGATCGAGGTAGAGGAGACCTTGGCTTCAAAAACTGAGGAAgccaaagatgaagaagaagctgaagaagagaaggagaaggaagagggagaggaagaggacggggaagaggaagaag cTCCCAAGGAAGAATCTGAGGACGcgaaagaggaagaaggaggtgaAGGTGAAGAAGAAGACACCAAAGAAGCCGAGGAGGatgagaaaaaagatgaaggTGCCGGGGAGGAGCAAGCAACCAAGAAGAAAGATTGA